ACCTGGCCTTCGAGCGCATCGTCAACCTGCCCAAGCGCGGCCTGGGGGCTTCCACCTTGCAGGTGGTCCACAAGGTGGCGCGCGCCGGGCGGACGTCCCTGCTGCGCGCGGTGCGCGACTTGGTGGCGACCGAAGACCTGAAGCCCAAGCCGCGCGCCACGCTAGGCGCCCTGCTGCTCGATTTCGACCGCTGGCGGAGCCTGATGGATTCCCTGCCTCATTCCGAAGTGGCGGCCACGGTGCTGGAGGAATCGGGCTACGTCCCCATGTGGCGGGCCGACCGGGCCCCGGACGCCGCCGGGCGGCTGGAAAACCTGAAGGAACTGGTCAACGCCCTGGAGGAATTCGCGACTCTGCCCGCCTTCCTGGAACACGTCAGCCTGGTCATGGAAAACGACGGCCGGCCCGACGGCGACAAGCTGTCCCTGATGACGCTGCACGGCGCCAAGGGCCTGGAATTCGAGACCGTCTTTCTGCCCGGCTGGGAAGAAGGCCTGTTCCCCCACCAGAAGGCGGTGGACGAAGGCGGCCTGGCGGGGCTGGAGGAAGAACGGCGCCTGGCCTACGTGGGCCTCACCCGGGCAAGGCGCAAGGCCTTCGTCACCTTCGCCGCCAACCGCCAAGTCTACGGCCAGTGGCAGTCGGCCCTGCCCAGCCGCTTCATCGACGAACTGCCGCCCGAACACGTGGAACGCTTCGGCGACCGCGGGCTCTACGGGGGCCGGCGGCGCTCGGCGCGCTTCGAGTTCGACGAGGAACCGGCCATCCTGGCCGCCGCCCCGGTTAGCGCCTTTTCGTCGGGCCAGCGGGTGTTCCACGACAAGTTCGGTTACGGCCGGGTCCTGTTCGTCGACGGCAACAAGCTGGAAATCGCCTTCGAGAAGGCGGGAAACAAGAAGGTCATGGACAGTTTCGTGAAGGCGGTTTGACCATGTGGCTGCTGCGCATTCCCGTCACCCCCGCCGACATCGACCTATGCGAGGCAGCCCTGGAGCCCCATTGCCTGGCTGTCAGCCGCTTCATCCCCGACGACGGCCGTCCCTGGCGCCTGGAAGGGGTCTGCGACGAGGAACCGGACCTGGCCCTTGTCGCCGCCGGGCTCCGGGCCATGGGCGTGGCCGCCCAACCGGCGGCCGAACCCTTGGCCGACCGCGACTGGGTGGTGGAG
Above is a window of Magnetospirillum sp. WYHS-4 DNA encoding:
- a CDS encoding DNA helicase II codes for the protein LAFERIVNLPKRGLGASTLQVVHKVARAGRTSLLRAVRDLVATEDLKPKPRATLGALLLDFDRWRSLMDSLPHSEVAATVLEESGYVPMWRADRAPDAAGRLENLKELVNALEEFATLPAFLEHVSLVMENDGRPDGDKLSLMTLHGAKGLEFETVFLPGWEEGLFPHQKAVDEGGLAGLEEERRLAYVGLTRARRKAFVTFAANRQVYGQWQSALPSRFIDELPPEHVERFGDRGLYGGRRRSARFEFDEEPAILAAAPVSAFSSGQRVFHDKFGYGRVLFVDGNKLEIAFEKAGNKKVMDSFVKAV